The following proteins are co-located in the Dyadobacter chenwenxiniae genome:
- the rpiB gene encoding ribose 5-phosphate isomerase B produces the protein MRKIAIGSDHAGFPYKEPVINWLTTNGFEVKDFGTYSADSADYADFAHPVASGVESGEFEKGVLLCGSGQGVCITANKHQGIRAALVWDLPLAALARQHNDANIICLPVRFIELETALASVGAFLATEFEGGRHQTRVDKIAC, from the coding sequence ATGAGAAAAATTGCTATCGGTTCGGATCACGCGGGTTTTCCTTACAAAGAGCCAGTCATTAACTGGTTGACCACGAATGGTTTTGAAGTGAAGGATTTTGGGACATACAGTGCTGATTCTGCGGATTATGCAGATTTCGCCCATCCTGTTGCCAGCGGCGTTGAAAGTGGCGAGTTCGAAAAAGGCGTGTTGCTATGCGGCAGTGGTCAGGGTGTTTGCATTACGGCTAACAAGCACCAGGGAATCCGTGCAGCATTGGTTTGGGACTTGCCGTTAGCAGCCTTAGCACGCCAGCACAACGATGCAAATATAATTTGCCTACCCGTTCGATTTATCGAACTGGAAACGGCACTGGCAAGCGTAGGCGCATTTCTCGCAACCGAATTCGAAGGTGGCCGTCACCAGACACGCGTTGACAAAATTGCGTGCTAA
- a CDS encoding LOG family protein has translation MNPAVPEDEKRIKEAFEDRNWNEIKSADSWVVFKVMAEFVEGFDKLAKIGPCVSIFGSARTLSDNPHYKTAEDIAAKLVRHGYGVITGGGPGIMEAGNKGAREQGGKSVGLNIKLPFEQHSNIYIDPDKNINFDFFFVRKVMFVKYSQGFIVMPGGFGTLDEMFEAMTLIQTKKIGRFPIVLVGTSYWTGLLDWIKGTMLTEGNINPEDLKLISVVDTPDEAVRVIDNFYNKYMLKPNF, from the coding sequence ATGAATCCCGCGGTTCCGGAAGATGAAAAGCGGATTAAAGAGGCTTTTGAAGACCGGAACTGGAATGAAATAAAAAGTGCAGATTCATGGGTTGTATTTAAAGTAATGGCCGAGTTCGTCGAAGGATTTGATAAGCTCGCCAAAATTGGCCCTTGTGTTTCCATCTTCGGATCGGCGCGAACGCTTTCGGACAACCCCCATTACAAAACCGCCGAAGACATTGCAGCAAAGCTTGTAAGGCACGGATATGGCGTTATCACAGGCGGCGGGCCGGGGATTATGGAAGCCGGTAACAAAGGCGCACGCGAGCAGGGCGGGAAATCTGTCGGACTAAATATCAAACTCCCTTTTGAACAACATAGCAATATTTATATCGATCCCGACAAGAACATTAACTTCGATTTCTTCTTTGTGAGGAAAGTAATGTTCGTGAAATATTCACAAGGGTTTATTGTCATGCCGGGCGGTTTCGGAACATTGGATGAAATGTTTGAAGCGATGACTCTGATCCAGACCAAAAAGATCGGCCGCTTCCCGATCGTCCTCGTTGGAACCAGTTACTGGACCGGGTTGCTCGACTGGATTAAAGGAACCATGCTGACCGAAGGGAATATCAATCCCGAAGATCTTAAACTGATCAGCGTGGTGGACACTCCGGACGAAGCCGTGAGAGTGATTGATAATTTCTACAATAAATACATGTTGAAACCCAACTTCTAA
- a CDS encoding ComEA family DNA-binding protein: MFRKLADLLQSYFGISKKEARGALVLMVLCLFLLWFPFLFRRFLLPVLPIEEQPVNLEMLDSLAAALEKANQSKNREFKPFPKKEYARRPPKPVRVFDFDPNLASIDQLETLGIPAFLAKRIEKFRTKGGKFRKKEDLLNIYDFPSGLFHKLEKHIVFDSQIALEPGAGKTKKPDINKKAPYPTFRKPVKPVMAAFDMNTADTTELVMLRGIGSKLSLRILKFRDALGGFHSPDQYKEIFGLDSLALSELQQYGKVSSAVKKISINSVTAEELSKHSYFKNKRITSTIINYRNQHGPFHTIDDLRKVRVIDDVMLKKIEPYLRFD, translated from the coding sequence ATGTTTCGTAAACTGGCAGACTTGCTGCAATCGTATTTTGGTATTTCAAAAAAGGAAGCGAGAGGCGCGCTCGTCCTCATGGTGCTTTGCTTGTTCTTGTTATGGTTTCCTTTTTTATTCCGAAGGTTTTTGCTGCCTGTTTTGCCCATTGAAGAGCAACCGGTTAATCTGGAAATGCTGGATAGTCTCGCTGCTGCGCTTGAAAAGGCAAATCAATCCAAGAATAGAGAATTTAAGCCATTTCCAAAAAAGGAATATGCCAGAAGGCCGCCAAAACCAGTGAGGGTTTTTGATTTTGATCCCAACTTAGCGAGCATTGATCAGCTTGAAACATTGGGTATTCCTGCATTCCTAGCAAAACGAATCGAGAAGTTTCGCACGAAAGGCGGCAAGTTCCGGAAGAAGGAAGATTTGCTTAACATTTACGATTTCCCATCCGGGCTTTTTCACAAGTTGGAAAAACACATTGTTTTCGATTCACAAATTGCACTTGAACCCGGCGCCGGCAAAACGAAGAAACCGGATATAAACAAAAAAGCGCCTTACCCAACATTCAGGAAGCCTGTTAAGCCTGTGATGGCCGCCTTTGATATGAATACAGCCGATACAACGGAGCTGGTGATGTTAAGGGGAATCGGAAGTAAACTCTCCCTGCGCATTCTGAAATTCCGTGACGCATTGGGCGGGTTTCATTCTCCGGACCAATACAAGGAGATTTTTGGGCTGGACTCGCTGGCTCTCTCAGAACTTCAGCAATATGGAAAGGTTAGTAGCGCAGTGAAAAAAATCAGCATTAATAGCGTTACGGCCGAGGAATTGAGCAAGCATTCTTATTTCAAAAACAAAAGGATCACCTCGACCATTATCAATTATCGCAATCAACACGGACCATTTCACACAATCGACGATCTCAGGAAAGTGCGCGTCATAGATGATGTTATGCTCAAAAAAATAGAGCCATATCTTCGTTTTGATTGA
- a CDS encoding DUF4097 family beta strand repeat-containing protein — protein MTKRNLLLIMLSLFTVGAVSAQSDHDKPYVTKNFNSANLKELAVETSGGSITVNGGQSSGFQVDMYVRPNNWNGKDNLSKEEIEDRLEDYDILIGTEGNRVVATAKRKNNVKWNDKRNISIGFKVSAPRNIATNLKTSGGSIHIASLSGEQNFTTSGGSLKVSDLDGVIRGRTSGGSIDVSNCKKDIELHTSGGSIKATELTGKIELKTSGGSIMLNSLEGDIEARTSGGSVKGDDIKGSLNTGTSGGSVRLANVSGSLRASTSAGSIEVEMAKLGEYVDLSSSAGSVRVTMPMDKGVDLDLKGNKVNISLKNFDGEAEKDRVRGKMNGGGIPVTLSASSGSVFVNQ, from the coding sequence ATGACAAAGAGAAACCTACTATTAATAATGCTTTCATTGTTCACTGTCGGCGCTGTTTCGGCCCAGAGTGATCATGATAAACCTTATGTGACCAAAAACTTCAACAGCGCCAATCTCAAAGAGCTAGCCGTTGAAACTTCTGGCGGGTCTATTACGGTGAACGGTGGGCAGAGCAGCGGATTTCAGGTAGATATGTATGTCAGGCCTAACAATTGGAATGGGAAGGATAATTTAAGCAAAGAAGAAATTGAGGACCGCCTGGAAGACTACGACATTTTGATCGGCACAGAGGGAAACCGGGTGGTTGCGACTGCAAAACGCAAAAACAATGTGAAATGGAATGATAAGCGCAACATTTCCATCGGCTTCAAAGTATCAGCTCCGAGAAACATTGCGACAAATCTTAAAACCAGCGGCGGGAGCATTCACATTGCATCGCTGAGCGGTGAGCAAAATTTTACTACCAGCGGCGGAAGCCTGAAAGTGTCCGATCTGGACGGTGTGATCCGTGGCAGAACTTCGGGAGGCAGCATTGATGTTAGCAATTGTAAAAAGGACATTGAACTGCACACCAGCGGCGGAAGCATCAAGGCGACCGAGCTGACCGGCAAAATTGAGCTCAAAACTTCGGGAGGCAGCATTATGTTGAACAGCCTGGAAGGCGACATTGAAGCGCGCACCAGCGGCGGAAGTGTGAAAGGGGACGACATCAAGGGATCACTGAACACCGGCACGTCGGGCGGTTCGGTAAGGCTTGCGAATGTTTCAGGAAGTTTAAGAGCCAGCACGAGCGCAGGCAGTATTGAGGTGGAAATGGCTAAATTAGGCGAGTATGTGGATCTTTCGAGTTCGGCAGGAAGCGTGCGCGTAACAATGCCGATGGACAAAGGTGTTGATCTGGATTTGAAAGGCAATAAAGTTAACATTTCCCTCAAAAACTTTGACGGGGAAGCTGAGAAGGACCGCGTTCGGGGCAAAATGAATGGCGGCGGCATTCCGGTGACGCTTTCCGCAAGCAGCGGAAGTGTTTTTGTAAACCAATAA
- a CDS encoding GH1 family beta-glucosidase: MIGDIHFSKQDFGDDFSWGVATAAYQIEGAVDEDGRGPCVWDKFAKIKGKIKNGDNAHIACDFYHQYESDIELVRTLGFKEFRFSISWSRILPHGFGEINEAGIAFYNRVIHKCLSLNIIPWITLYHWDLPQALEDLGGWKSRKILEWFESYATICAKAFGDRVKKWIVLNEPMAVAGLGYTTGLHAPGKKSIANFLPVVHHLALCQSIGGQVIRDNVAGAYIGTAISCSYVHAASQNLKDLRAAKRADALMNRLFIEPALGLGYPIDAFGFLGNIKRYMHAGDAERLRFDFDFIGIQNYFSVVVKHSYFAPVVWLKEVPARLRNVPVTAMGWEISSDGMYDILKQFDAYKGIKEIIVSENGAAFQDNIDGDEVRDIDRKIFYQNYLNAILKAKKDGVNVKGYLAWTLVDNFEWAEGYDARFGLVYVDFHNQKRMIKDSGKWFASFLKA, encoded by the coding sequence GTGATCGGGGACATTCATTTCAGTAAGCAGGATTTTGGCGATGATTTTAGCTGGGGAGTGGCCACAGCCGCTTATCAGATTGAGGGCGCGGTGGACGAGGATGGCAGAGGGCCATGCGTTTGGGATAAGTTCGCCAAGATCAAAGGGAAAATCAAAAACGGCGATAATGCGCACATTGCCTGCGATTTTTACCATCAATATGAGAGCGACATCGAGCTTGTCCGGACCCTTGGATTCAAGGAATTCCGGTTTTCCATTTCCTGGTCGCGCATTTTGCCGCATGGGTTTGGCGAAATTAACGAGGCGGGCATCGCATTTTATAATCGGGTGATCCACAAATGCCTGTCTCTGAACATTATTCCCTGGATCACGCTTTATCACTGGGACTTGCCACAAGCGCTGGAAGATCTGGGCGGGTGGAAAAGCAGAAAAATTCTGGAATGGTTTGAATCCTATGCCACTATTTGTGCAAAAGCATTTGGCGACCGGGTGAAAAAGTGGATTGTATTGAACGAACCCATGGCCGTTGCGGGGCTCGGTTACACCACCGGGCTGCACGCCCCGGGGAAAAAAAGTATTGCGAATTTCCTTCCGGTTGTGCACCATCTGGCTCTATGCCAGTCCATTGGCGGCCAGGTGATCCGGGACAATGTCGCAGGGGCTTATATTGGAACGGCCATTTCCTGCTCCTATGTGCATGCGGCAAGCCAGAACCTGAAGGACCTGCGTGCTGCAAAGCGTGCTGATGCGCTGATGAACCGCCTGTTTATCGAACCTGCGTTGGGTTTAGGTTATCCCATCGATGCTTTTGGGTTTTTAGGCAACATTAAAAGATATATGCACGCCGGGGATGCCGAACGGCTTCGTTTTGACTTCGATTTCATTGGGATACAGAATTATTTCAGTGTTGTCGTGAAGCATTCCTATTTTGCTCCGGTGGTTTGGCTGAAAGAAGTGCCCGCAAGACTGAGGAATGTCCCGGTAACGGCCATGGGCTGGGAAATCAGCAGTGATGGCATGTATGATATCCTTAAACAATTTGATGCTTATAAAGGCATCAAAGAAATCATCGTTTCAGAAAACGGTGCAGCATTTCAGGATAATATTGATGGAGATGAAGTTCGGGATATCGATCGCAAAATTTTTTATCAGAACTATTTAAATGCGATCCTGAAAGCAAAAAAGGATGGCGTCAATGTGAAAGGCTATCTGGCCTGGACGCTCGTGGATAATTTTGAATGGGCAGAAGGTTATGATGCCCGGTTCGGACTGGTTTACGTAGATTTTCATAACCAGAAGCGCATGATCAAGGATTCAGGTAAATGGTTTGCATCTTTCCTGAAAGCCTGA
- a CDS encoding RNA polymerase sigma factor: MAARYTYTEQELTSLLKSNDRAAFEYLYDHYSSALYGIIVKIVKDEERACDAMQDTFLKIWKNIGSYNAEKGTLFTWILNIARNTAIDKLRVEVKKEKVVKLESVRDGDLSPATIFNPLPATIDLRSIVERLLPERKLLIEMVYFQGYTHEEVSERLSLPLGTVKSRIRKALQELRQVFEVDTPEAIFA; the protein is encoded by the coding sequence ATGGCTGCCAGGTATACCTACACAGAACAAGAGCTGACTTCTCTTCTGAAATCCAACGATCGTGCTGCCTTTGAATATTTGTATGATCACTATTCTTCGGCCTTGTACGGGATCATTGTGAAGATCGTAAAAGACGAGGAGCGCGCCTGTGATGCGATGCAGGATACATTTCTTAAAATCTGGAAAAACATTGGCAGCTATAATGCCGAGAAAGGGACATTGTTCACATGGATTTTAAATATTGCCCGCAACACGGCTATCGACAAGTTGCGTGTAGAGGTTAAAAAAGAAAAGGTTGTCAAGCTTGAATCGGTGCGTGATGGGGATCTTTCTCCTGCAACCATATTTAATCCGCTTCCTGCAACGATTGATCTGCGGTCGATCGTGGAGCGCCTGCTTCCCGAACGCAAATTGCTGATCGAAATGGTGTACTTCCAGGGTTACACGCATGAAGAAGTTTCGGAGCGGCTGAGTTTGCCGTTGGGGACTGTTAAATCCCGGATTCGTAAGGCGTTGCAGGAACTACGTCAAGTATTTGAGGTGGATACACCCGAAGCTATTTTCGCCTGA
- a CDS encoding carbohydrate-binding family 9-like protein produces the protein MKINFLNLTSLLLFANLVTLTTGFGQTDSPKKYISPKTAGPIKIDGNLDERSWKKAPWTAQFVDIEGNKKPLPYQHTKAKMLWDDAYLYIAAVIEEEHIWAYQEKKDQIVYLENDFEVFIDPDGDGENYYELEVNAINNTFDLFLPKTYKKGGRAQLKWDIKDLKSAVSIEGTVNNAKDTDKRWTLEIAIPFASLTNEHVPAIIPANGSEWRINFSRVNWQHEVSEDGKYTRKRNVDTGKVLPEYNWVWSPQGIINMHYPEYWGYLQFVDPKEKKNK, from the coding sequence GTGAAAATAAATTTCCTAAACCTTACATCGTTACTCCTTTTTGCTAACCTCGTCACGCTTACAACAGGATTTGGCCAAACGGATTCACCCAAAAAATACATTAGTCCAAAAACTGCTGGCCCAATCAAAATCGACGGCAACCTGGATGAGCGATCCTGGAAAAAAGCGCCCTGGACTGCGCAGTTCGTAGACATAGAAGGAAACAAAAAACCGCTTCCCTACCAGCATACAAAAGCCAAAATGTTGTGGGACGATGCATATTTATACATTGCCGCAGTGATTGAAGAAGAACATATCTGGGCCTATCAGGAGAAGAAGGACCAGATCGTTTATCTTGAAAACGATTTTGAAGTGTTCATTGATCCCGATGGGGATGGAGAAAATTATTATGAGCTGGAAGTAAATGCCATCAACAACACATTTGACCTTTTCTTGCCTAAAACGTACAAAAAAGGTGGCCGCGCACAATTGAAATGGGACATTAAGGACCTTAAATCGGCGGTAAGTATTGAAGGAACGGTCAATAATGCCAAAGACACGGACAAGCGCTGGACTTTGGAAATAGCCATCCCGTTCGCATCGCTCACCAATGAGCATGTGCCTGCCATTATTCCAGCCAACGGCTCGGAGTGGCGGATCAACTTTTCCAGGGTGAACTGGCAGCACGAAGTGTCCGAAGACGGAAAATACACGAGAAAAAGAAACGTTGATACCGGCAAAGTCCTGCCCGAATATAACTGGGTATGGTCCCCGCAAGGCATCATAAACATGCATTACCCGGAATACTGGGGTTATCTTCAATTTGTAGATCCAAAAGAAAAGAAGAATAAATAA
- a CDS encoding serine hydrolase, which produces MRKYLLSLLLFSVLFARAQPSAVGKISVDHKLVKKLEAAMAGFHGEAGIYVRNLKTNRIAEVNADSIFPTASMVKVPILCGIFDKINRGEVAFTQELIYRDSLKYDNGIVGSFKDSTRIALPKIVHLMISLSDNTGSLWLQAMAGGGATINQWLESNGFANIRVNSRTPGRKENQAKYGWGQTTPREMAELVAMIRNGNAISPAASERMYRYLGMQFWDGEAISQIPPSIRIAAKSGAVNQAKSEVLVIHAPHGDYVFCVATKNQQDQAWQKSNEGYALIRKLSAIIWNHFEPKNNWKPLPESEKFWF; this is translated from the coding sequence ATGAGAAAATATCTGCTTTCACTCCTTCTGTTTTCTGTATTATTCGCCAGAGCCCAGCCCTCCGCTGTTGGCAAAATATCAGTGGACCATAAGCTCGTCAAAAAGCTCGAGGCTGCGATGGCCGGGTTTCATGGGGAAGCAGGGATCTATGTGCGCAACCTGAAAACAAACCGCATTGCCGAAGTCAACGCAGACTCCATTTTCCCAACGGCCAGCATGGTGAAGGTGCCGATATTGTGTGGGATCTTTGATAAAATCAATCGTGGCGAAGTCGCATTCACTCAGGAACTGATCTATCGCGACTCTTTGAAATACGACAATGGCATTGTGGGATCATTTAAGGATAGCACGCGGATCGCATTGCCGAAAATTGTACATCTGATGATTTCGCTGAGTGATAATACCGGCAGTTTGTGGCTCCAGGCAATGGCAGGCGGCGGCGCAACCATTAACCAGTGGCTGGAAAGCAACGGATTTGCCAACATACGCGTCAACTCGCGCACGCCGGGGCGGAAAGAAAACCAGGCTAAATATGGCTGGGGACAAACCACGCCCCGGGAAATGGCCGAACTTGTTGCCATGATCCGCAATGGTAACGCAATCAGCCCGGCGGCAAGCGAGCGTATGTACCGCTATTTGGGAATGCAGTTTTGGGATGGAGAGGCCATTTCGCAAATTCCGCCCAGCATCAGGATCGCTGCGAAAAGCGGGGCCGTTAACCAGGCCAAGTCAGAAGTGCTTGTCATTCATGCGCCGCACGGGGATTATGTGTTTTGTGTGGCAACAAAAAATCAACAGGACCAGGCGTGGCAAAAAAGCAACGAAGGCTATGCGCTCATCCGCAAGCTCTCTGCCATTATCTGGAATCATTTCGAGCCAAAAAACAACTGGAAGCCGCTGCCGGAATCTGAGAAATTTTGGTTTTAA